A genomic segment from Nicotiana sylvestris chromosome 1, ASM39365v2, whole genome shotgun sequence encodes:
- the LOC138891307 gene encoding uncharacterized protein, with translation MDIVDPLPQAKGKVKFPLVLTDYFTKWVEAVAFKHVREKEIKRVTSTPYHLVGNGQAESTNKVIINNLKKRLEESKGNWVELLPGVLWAYRTTTKTSTGETPFSLVYRAEVLIPVEIGEPSMRYTQATEESNEEEVQINLDLLEEKREAALIRMPAQKQVMERYYNRKDRLRYFKFGDFILKKVFRSTRAANAGKLGPTWEGPYKIHGIVGKEYKLETMDGTILPSHWNVIHMKRYYN, from the exons atggatatcgtggatccactaccacaagcaaaaggcaAGGTAAAATTTCCGCtagtactcactgattattttactaaatgggtagaagcagttGCTTTTAAACATGTACGTGAAAAAGAG ATCAAAAGGGTTACCTCGACGCCTTACCATctggtgggtaatggacaagctgaatcaacgAATAAAGTAattatcaacaatttgaagaaacgATTGGAagaatccaaaggtaattgggTAGAATtgctacctggtgttttatgggcgtatcgtacaacaacaaaaacaagtacgggTGAAACACCGTTTTCACTGGTTTACAGAGCTGAAGTACTGATACCAGTTGAGATAGGGGAGCCAAGCATGAGGTATACACAAGCGACTGAGGAATCCAATGAAGAAGAAGTGCAAATAaacctagatttacttgaagaaaaaagggaagctgcattaataagaatgcCAGCACAAAAACAAGTCATGGAACGATATTATAATCGGAAAGATCGCCTAAGATACTTCAAGTTTGGGGACTTCATACTCAAGAAGGTTTTTCGGTCTACAAGAGCGGCTAATGCGGGAAAATTAGGTCCAACTTGGGAAGGACCTTACAAGATTCACGGTATCGTAGGAAAAGAATACaagctggaaacaatggatggcacgatattaccttcacattggaatgtcaTTCATATGAAGAGATATTATAACTAA